One region of Primulina tabacum isolate GXHZ01 chromosome 1, ASM2559414v2, whole genome shotgun sequence genomic DNA includes:
- the LOC142517431 gene encoding transcription factor bHLH51-like yields the protein MANCYWSEEYSRWLPLAEAAALQYHCYPSAEGGMPPSEDAAEDRAASASRSHSEAEKRRRDRINAQFSTLRKLIPKSEKMDKAALLGHVVEHVKELKKEVKEVCKHSTIPSEIDEVTIDFLDKEGIRTQDQENVYLKASVCCDDRPELFSELSMGLKSLGLAIVQVELTSLGGRIKANFVLCAEGTCSEEYMSSLLKSLKLVLSRVVISPASTSYGARSKRQRFFWSH from the exons ATGGCGAATTGCTATTGGTCTGAAGAATACTCGAGATGGCTTCCTCTTGCTGAGGCCGCGGCCCTGCAGTATCACTGTTACCCTTCTGCCGAAGGAGGGATGCCACCGTCGGAGGATGCGGCGGAGGACAGGGCCGCCAGTGCATCAAGGAGTCACAGTGAAGCGGAGAAGAGGCGTAGAGATAGAATCAATGCGCAGTTTTCAACTCTTAGAAAACTGATCCCAAAGTCTGAAAAG ATGGACAAGGCAGCTCTACTAGGGCATGTTGTGGAACATGTGAAAGAACTCAAAAAAGAAGTGAAAGAAGTATGCAAACACTCAACAATCCCATCTGAAATCGATGAAGTTACTATAGATTTCTTAGATAAAGAAGGAATTAGGACGCAAGATCAAGAGAATGTGTATTTGAAAGCATCTGTGTGCTGCGACGACCGACCGGAGTTGTTTTCCGAGCTAAGCATGGGGCTAAAAAGTCTAGGACTTGCAATTGTTCAAGTTGAGCTAACCAGTTTAGGGGGCAGAATTAAGGCAAATTTTGTTCTTTGTGCAGAAGGTACTTGTAGTGAGGAATATATGAGTTCGCTTCTGAAGTCGCTCAAATTAGTTTTGAGTCGTGTCGTTATTTCTCCCGCGTCGACGAGTTATGGTGCACGGAGCAAGAGGCAGAGGTTCTTTTGGTCTCACTAG
- the LOC142538664 gene encoding U-box domain-containing protein 1-like, translated as MDPCEAMVDITPRTMVSTGFLPAGELLESLICVSNEVALIDTIPFVQMKNITTMVRRIRLLSSLFEEIQEIDRPLPPSSILCLAELNYVFQRVKVLMESCREGSVMWNLMQTERISNQFYALVRDMGSALDILPLSLLNLTSDTREQVELLHKQAKRVQLFVDPGEIQRRDELLQLVITYKERNRKDKGFVDFRRTGEILSSVGLRSPLEYKDEISKLIAEAEKQAGTGGLIVVSNMNNIIALLSITKIAIFNEDEHPKTPEDVKKRKMPSNNQNDLSYSQSMLFSIPDEYRCPISLELMNDPVTVASGHTYDRNSIAQWINSGHHTCPKSGQRLIHMALIPNYSLKSLIHQWCLENNIPQKSTTSSSNTDQTSNKRRSSEAAIDHISTTKAAVDAVKMTAEFLVGKLATGSADIQRQAAYEIRLLAKTGMDNRRIIAEAGSIPFLVTLLGSQDSRIQENAITALLNLSIYENNKILIMAAGSIDNIVDVLYSGKTMEAKENAAATIFSLTIIDEHKITIGSHPRAIPALVGLLGEGTTSGKRDAATALFNLALFNVNRAKVILAGAVPLLINLLIDDKAGITDDVLAVLALLLGCTEGLEEIRKSRVLVPLLIDLMRFGSSNGKENSITLLLGLCKDGGEDVARRLLINPNSIPSLQTLAAEGSLKARRKADALLRILNRHCTQITNPVG; from the coding sequence ATGGATCCGTGCGAAGCCATGGTTGATATCACTCCTCGTACGATGGTTTCCACGGGGTTTCTACCAGCAGGCGAATTGCTGGAGTCTTTGATTTGCGTTTCCAATGAAGTTGCATTGATCGATACTATCCCTTTCGTGCAGATGAAAAACATAACAACAATGGTCAGAAGGATCAGGCTGCTTTCTTCACTTTTTGAAGAGATTCAAGAAATCGATAGGCCACTTCCGCCATCTTCTATCTTGTGCCTTGCGGAGCTTAATTATGTCTTTCAAAGAGTGAAAGTTTTGATGGAAAGTTGCAGGGAAGGTAGTGTTATGTGGAATCTCATGCAAACGGAACGCATCTCGAATCAGTTTTATGCTTTGGTAAGAGACATGGGAAGTGCCCTCGATATATTACCTCTTAGCTTGCTTAACTTGACATCGGATACCAGAGAGCAAGTtgaacttcttcacaaacaagcaAAACGGGTTCAATTATTCGTCGACCCTGGGGAGATTCAAAGAAGAGATGAGCTTCTTCAACTGGTCATCACCTACAAAGAAAGAAATAGAAAGGACAAAGGATTTGTTGACTTCAGAAGAACAGGTGAAATTCTGAGCAGCGTTGGTCTGAGAAGTCCTTTGGAATATAAAGACGAGATTTCCAAACTAATTGCAGAAGCTGAGAAGCAAGCAGGCACAGGCGGGCTGATCGTAGTTTCCAATATGAACAACATTATTGCTTTGCTTTCCATCACAAAAATTGCGATTTTCAATGAGGATGAACATCCGAAGACTCCAGAGGATGTAAAAAAGCGGAAAATGCCATCGAATAATCAAAATGATCTATCATATTCTCAATCCATGTTGTTCAGCATACCTGATGAATACCGTTGCCCGATTTCACTCGAGTTGATGAATGATCCTGTCACTGTAGCATCAGGGCATACTTATGATCGGAATTCAATAGCCCAATGGATAAATTCAGGGCATCATACATGCCCGAAAAGTGGGCAAAGGTTGATCCACATGGCACTCATACCAAATTACTCGTTAAAAAGTTTGATACACCAATGGTGCCTGGAAAACAACATCCCTCAGAAATCTACTACTTCCTCTTCAAATACAGATCAAACCAGTAACAAGAGAAGATCAAGTGAGGCAGCCATTGACCACATTTCGACAACTAAAGCTGCGGTAGATGCAGTTAAAATGACAGCCGAATTTTTAGTAGGGAAATTAGCGACAGGATCAGCAGACATCCAAAGGCAGGCCGCTTATGAGATTCGATTACTAGCAAAAACTGGAATGGATAATCGACGAATCATTGCTGAGGCTGGATCCATTCCATTTCTGGTGACGTTGCTCGGGTCTCAGGACTCCAGAATCCAGGAAAATGCCATTACAGCCTTACTTAACCTTTCCATATACGAGAACAACAAGATATTGATCATGGCAGCTGGTTCAATCGATAACATAGTAGACGTCCTATACTCAGGGAAAACAATGGAGGCAAAAGAAAACGCAGCAGCAACAATCTTCAGCCTGACTATAATAGATGAACACAAGATAACTATTGGTTCTCATCCAAGAGCAATTCCAGCTCTGGTGGGGCTCCTGGGAGAAGGAACTACATCCGGTAAAAGGGATGCAGCAACAGCACTGTTCAATCTTGCACTTTTTAATGTCAACAGAGCAAAGGTTATACTGGCAGGAGCAGTTCCATTGCTGATAAACCTATTGATAGATGATAAAGCAGGAATCACAGATGACGTCTTAGCAGTGCTCGCCCTTCTTTTGGGTTGCACTGAAGGACTTGAAGAGATAAGGAAGAGCAGGGTGTTGGTGCCTTTACTTATCGATCTTATGAGATTCGGATCTTCAAATGGAAAGGAGAACTCGATAACATTACTCCTGGGGCTCTGTAAGGATGGAGGAGAAGATGTCGCTCGGAGACTATTAATAAACCCGAACAGCATTCCCTCTCTTCAAACCTTGGCTGCTGAAGGGTCACTAAAAGCTAGACGAAAGGCCGATGCTCTGCTTAGAATCCTGAACAGACACTGCACTCAGATTACAAACCCTGTTGGATGA